Proteins co-encoded in one Myripristis murdjan chromosome 4, fMyrMur1.1, whole genome shotgun sequence genomic window:
- the fzr1a gene encoding fizzy/cell division cycle 20 related 1a isoform X1: MDPEYERRLLRQINIHNDNSSPIKMTEVVRGLTPTSSPLSSPSKHGDRFIPTRAGANWNINFHRINENEKSPSQNRKTKDASSDNSKVDGLAYSALLKNELLGAGIEKVQDPQTEDRRLQPSTPEKRSLFTYSLCAKRSSPDDGNAISPYSLSPVSSKSQKLLRSPRKPTRKISKIPFKVLDAPELQDDFYLNLVDWSSLNVLSVGLGTCVYLWSACTSQVTRLCDLSVEGDSVTSVGWSERGNLVAVGTHKGYVQIWDAGAGKKLFALEGHTARVGALAWNADQLSSGSRDRMILQRDVRTPPLQSERRLQGHRQEVCGLKWSTDHQLLASGGNDNKLLVWNHSALSPVQTYTDHLAAVKAIAWSPHQHGLLASGGGTADRCIRFWNTLTSQPLQCMDTGSQVCNLAWSKHANELVSTHGYSQNQILVWKYPALTQVAKLTGHSYRVLYLAMSPDGEAIVTGAGDETLRFWNVFSKTRSTKESVSVLNLFTRIR, translated from the exons ATGGACCCAGAGTATGAACGTCGCCTCCTCAGACAGATCAACATTCACAATGACAACTCCAGTCCAATT AAGATGACAGAGGTTGTGCGAGGTTTGACACCCACCAGCTCCCCGCTGTCCTCCCCTAGTAAACATGGAGACCGATTCATCCCAACCAGAGCGGGGGCCAACTGGAATATCAACTTCCACAGAATAAAT gaaaatgagaaGTCACCAAgtcagaacagaaaaacaaaggatGCCTCCTCTGACAACAGCAAAG tGGATGGGCTGGCCTACTCCGCCTTGCTAAAGAATGAGCTGCTGGGCGCAGGCATCGAGAAGGTGCAGGACCCACAAACAGAGGACAGGCGACTGCAGCCCTCTACCCCTGAAAAGAGGAGCCTCTTTACT TACTCTCTTTGTGCCAAGAGGTCTTCGCCAGATGACGGCAATGCCATCTCTCCCTACTCTCTATCTCCTGTCAGCAGCAAgag TCAGAAATTGCTGCGTTCACCTCGGAAGCCAACTCGTAAGATCTCCAAGATCCCCTTTAAGGTTCTGGATGCTCCAGAGCTTCAGGATGACTTTTACCTCAATTTGGTGGACTGGTCCTCCCTCAACGTGCTCAGTGTTGGACTGGGTACCTGTGTTTACCTCTGGAGTGCCTGTACCAGCCAG GTAACAAGACTGTGTGATTTATCAGTGGAGGGAGACTCAGTCACATCTGTTGGCTGGTCAGAAAGG GGCAACCTGGTTGCAGTGGGGACGCACAAAGGCTACGTACAGATCTGGGACGCTGGTGCTGGGAAGAAACTCTTTGCTCTGGAGGGGCACACAGCCAGAGTTG gagctctAGCATGGAATGCAGACCAGCTGTCTTCTGGCAGCCGCGACCGTATGATTCTGCAGAGAGACGTGCGGACGCCTCCGCTGCAGTCAGAGAGACGGCTGCAGGGACACAGGCAGGAAGTGTGCGGCCTGAAGTGGAGCACTGACCATCAGCTGCTGGCCTCTGGAGGCAATGACAACAAG CTACTGGTGTGGAACCACTCTGCGCTGAGCCCGgtgcagacatacacagaccACCTGGCTGCCGTCAAGGCCATTGCCTGGTCGCCCCATCAGCACGGCCTGCTGGCATCCGGGGGTGGCACTGCTGACCGCTGCATTCGTTTCTGGAACACCCTGAcctcacagcctctgcagtgcATGGACACGGGCTCTCAGGTCTGCAACCTGGCCTGGTCCAAGCATGCTAACGAGCTG GTAAGCACCCATGGCTATTCTCAGAACCAGATCCTGGTGTGGAAATATCCAGCCCTCACTCAGGTGGCCAAGCTCACAGGACACTCCTACAGAGTTCTCTacctg gCTATGTCTCCTGATGGTGAGGCGATCGTCACTGGGGCCGGAGATGAGACCCTACGCTTCTGGAACGTATTCAGTAAAACACGGTCAACAAAG GAATCTGTATCCGTTTTAAATCTCTTTACCAGGATACGGTAA
- the fzr1a gene encoding fizzy/cell division cycle 20 related 1a isoform X2: MDPEYERRLLRQINIHNDNSSPIMTEVVRGLTPTSSPLSSPSKHGDRFIPTRAGANWNINFHRINENEKSPSQNRKTKDASSDNSKVDGLAYSALLKNELLGAGIEKVQDPQTEDRRLQPSTPEKRSLFTYSLCAKRSSPDDGNAISPYSLSPVSSKSQKLLRSPRKPTRKISKIPFKVLDAPELQDDFYLNLVDWSSLNVLSVGLGTCVYLWSACTSQVTRLCDLSVEGDSVTSVGWSERGNLVAVGTHKGYVQIWDAGAGKKLFALEGHTARVGALAWNADQLSSGSRDRMILQRDVRTPPLQSERRLQGHRQEVCGLKWSTDHQLLASGGNDNKLLVWNHSALSPVQTYTDHLAAVKAIAWSPHQHGLLASGGGTADRCIRFWNTLTSQPLQCMDTGSQVCNLAWSKHANELVSTHGYSQNQILVWKYPALTQVAKLTGHSYRVLYLAMSPDGEAIVTGAGDETLRFWNVFSKTRSTKESVSVLNLFTRIR, from the exons ATGGACCCAGAGTATGAACGTCGCCTCCTCAGACAGATCAACATTCACAATGACAACTCCAGTCCAATT ATGACAGAGGTTGTGCGAGGTTTGACACCCACCAGCTCCCCGCTGTCCTCCCCTAGTAAACATGGAGACCGATTCATCCCAACCAGAGCGGGGGCCAACTGGAATATCAACTTCCACAGAATAAAT gaaaatgagaaGTCACCAAgtcagaacagaaaaacaaaggatGCCTCCTCTGACAACAGCAAAG tGGATGGGCTGGCCTACTCCGCCTTGCTAAAGAATGAGCTGCTGGGCGCAGGCATCGAGAAGGTGCAGGACCCACAAACAGAGGACAGGCGACTGCAGCCCTCTACCCCTGAAAAGAGGAGCCTCTTTACT TACTCTCTTTGTGCCAAGAGGTCTTCGCCAGATGACGGCAATGCCATCTCTCCCTACTCTCTATCTCCTGTCAGCAGCAAgag TCAGAAATTGCTGCGTTCACCTCGGAAGCCAACTCGTAAGATCTCCAAGATCCCCTTTAAGGTTCTGGATGCTCCAGAGCTTCAGGATGACTTTTACCTCAATTTGGTGGACTGGTCCTCCCTCAACGTGCTCAGTGTTGGACTGGGTACCTGTGTTTACCTCTGGAGTGCCTGTACCAGCCAG GTAACAAGACTGTGTGATTTATCAGTGGAGGGAGACTCAGTCACATCTGTTGGCTGGTCAGAAAGG GGCAACCTGGTTGCAGTGGGGACGCACAAAGGCTACGTACAGATCTGGGACGCTGGTGCTGGGAAGAAACTCTTTGCTCTGGAGGGGCACACAGCCAGAGTTG gagctctAGCATGGAATGCAGACCAGCTGTCTTCTGGCAGCCGCGACCGTATGATTCTGCAGAGAGACGTGCGGACGCCTCCGCTGCAGTCAGAGAGACGGCTGCAGGGACACAGGCAGGAAGTGTGCGGCCTGAAGTGGAGCACTGACCATCAGCTGCTGGCCTCTGGAGGCAATGACAACAAG CTACTGGTGTGGAACCACTCTGCGCTGAGCCCGgtgcagacatacacagaccACCTGGCTGCCGTCAAGGCCATTGCCTGGTCGCCCCATCAGCACGGCCTGCTGGCATCCGGGGGTGGCACTGCTGACCGCTGCATTCGTTTCTGGAACACCCTGAcctcacagcctctgcagtgcATGGACACGGGCTCTCAGGTCTGCAACCTGGCCTGGTCCAAGCATGCTAACGAGCTG GTAAGCACCCATGGCTATTCTCAGAACCAGATCCTGGTGTGGAAATATCCAGCCCTCACTCAGGTGGCCAAGCTCACAGGACACTCCTACAGAGTTCTCTacctg gCTATGTCTCCTGATGGTGAGGCGATCGTCACTGGGGCCGGAGATGAGACCCTACGCTTCTGGAACGTATTCAGTAAAACACGGTCAACAAAG GAATCTGTATCCGTTTTAAATCTCTTTACCAGGATACGGTAA
- the haus5 gene encoding HAUS augmin-like complex subunit 5, which yields MAEGNLVRELKRWATEEFNLPPQSLPNDNYLKTMCVGAGKSIWKYVIQHVFQERNVRIMRGNLQWYKVLQDKELKQAEGQSEAAKRRELQEKIEQLRAEISHLDSQISGTEEQLATEEQSISRTWAQVEESQHRELLLQAFRQRCIMDRKVLSDDTCKISGHCEALEQLAKKAEIEVLFENKPSSSSDTDCLGSKVAAEPQVLRAVRELCDERVLFFQSLQESELRTTPSAATHMTHEQRTAVFQYWLSAVEDMLGSYPPNQVLSALQHLASRQQRELEEKLASLDVAQDMTALRLRYENNHLLDVSREDNDELPPVKHLLQSAWLEVEQTFIELAQTRCRVQQLRNQLQAHKNEAEQGVSGLGDELHNNALALSVFELELQCVMQVAARDYIREQCLQLDRQARSRQEALRKLHSQWQSILDFRQLVVDRQEQIRGLIKGNSMAKMELISMHRELEEFVQGKLVPQFGEVIAAANNLRNSVSQEARQFGTVSLLALDRRTVEGMQRIPASWLSIYRLQSSSFHSLCQSMAFPLYRAPEELCSQACSQHLELRFLCQLLKLHSTTLQKLQKQAESLHAPDQKALLLRVVEEDQKLLKSLVPRARDLTQHCSQGLSYGSQVKSTISFWWDQPAQHVLPEISKGGLTLQQWLQRWKLAAKASY from the exons ATGGCGGAGGGCAATCTGGTGCGGGAACTGAAGCGGTGGGCAACGGAGGAATTCAACTTGCCTCCGCAGAGTCTCCCAAATGACAACTATTTAAAAAC GATGTGTGTCGGGGCAGGGAAGTCGATATGGAAATATGTCATCCAGCATGTTTTTCAGGAGAG GAATGTCAGGATCATGCGTGGAAATCTTCAGTG GTACAAGGTGCTTCAAGACAAAGAG TTGAAGCAGGCTGAGGGCCAGAGTGAGGCTGCTAAGCGGAGAGAGCTCCAGGAGAAGATAGAGCAGCTGAGAGCTGAGATCAGTCACCTGGACTCTCAGATCAGTGGAACAGAGGAACAGTTGGCCACAGAAG AGCAGTCCATCAGCCGTACCTGGGCCCAGGTGGAGGAGAGCCAGcacagggagctgctgctgcaggcctTCAGGCAGCGCTGCATTATGGACCGCAAGGTGCTTTCTGATGACACGTGCAAGATCAGTGGGCACTGCGAGGCTCTGGAACAATTAGCCAA GAAGGCAGAGATTGAAGTGTTGTTTGAGAATAAGCCATCAAGCAGCAGTGATACCGACTGCCTCGGCTCCAAAGTTGCAGCAGAGCCACAGGTTCTG CGAGCAGTGAGAGAGCTATGTGATGAAAGGGTCCTCTTCTTCCAGTCTTTACAAGAGAGTGAACTGAGGACAACGCCCTCTGCTGCCACACA tatgaCCCATGAACAGAGGACTGCAGTATTTCAGTATTGGTTAAGTGCTGTTgag GATATGTTGGGCAGCTATCCTCCAAACCAAGTCCTGTCAGCCTTGCAGCATTTAGCCTCCAGACAACAGAGGGAACTAGAGGAGAAGCTCGCCTCTCTTGATGTGGCACAGGATATGACAGCTCTACG GTTGCGCTATGAAAACAATCACCTGCTGGATGTCTCAAGAGAAGACAATGATGAGTTGCCACCTGTCAAGCACCTACTACAG tCTGCGTGGTTGGAGGTGGAGCAGACTTTCATTGAGCTGGCCCAGACCCGCTGTAGGGTCCAGCAGCTCCGGAACCAGCTGCAGGCCCACAAGAACGAGGCCGAGCAGGGAGTGTCAGGCCTGGGGGATGAGCTTCATAACAATGCCCTGGCCCT GTCAGTGTTTGAGctggagctgcagtgtgtgatgcAAGTAGCTGCCAGGGACTATATCAGAGAGCAGTGTCTCCAGCTTGACCGACAAGCAAGGAGCCGACAGGAGGCACTCAGGAAGCTCCACAGCCAATGGCAGAGCATCCTTGACTTCAGACAACTTGTG GTCGACAGACAGGAGCAGATCAGGGGCCTGATTAAGGGGAACTCCATGGCCAAGATGGAGCTGATCAGTATGCACAGAGAG ttagAAGAATTTGTCCAGGGCAAGCTGGTGCCACAGTTTGGTGAAGTCATCGCTGCAGCCAACAATCTGCGGAACTCCGTTTCCCAGGAGGCCAGACAGTTTGGAACGGTTTCACTCCTCGCTCTGGACCGTAGGACTGTTGAGGG AATGCAAAGAATCCCTGCGTCTTGGTTGTCCATCTATCGTTTACAGTCCTCCTCATTCCACAGCTTGTGTCAAAGCATGGCATTCCCACTGTACAGA GCTCCAGAGGAGTTGTGTTCCCAGGCGTGCTCCCAACACCTTGAGTTGCGTTTTCTCTGTCAGTTACTGAAGCTGCACTCGACAACTCTACAGAAATTGCAGAAACAAGCAGAGTCACTGCATGCACCTGATCAAAAAG CTTTGCTCTTGAGAGTTGTGGAGGAGGATCAGAAACTTCTGAAGTCTCTGGTCCCAAGGGCCAGAGATCTCACCCAGCATTGCTCACAGGGCCTTTCGTATGGGAGTCAAGTCAAATCTACCATCTCTTTTTG GTGGGATCAGCCAGCCCAGCATGTCCTACCTGAGATCAGTAAAGGAGGACTGACTCTTCAACAGTGGTTACAACGATGGAAACTAGCTGCCAAGGCCTCCTACTGA